A stretch of the Rhinoderma darwinii isolate aRhiDar2 chromosome 3, aRhiDar2.hap1, whole genome shotgun sequence genome encodes the following:
- the G3BP1 gene encoding ras GTPase-activating protein-binding protein 1 isoform X1, with protein MMLLPSSGVHGQSEDNTIVIMGEPNTKFQLTKEMVMEKPSPLLVGREFVRQYYTLLNQAPDFLHRFYGKSSSYVHGGLDSSGKPADAVYGQTDIHKKVMSLNFKDCRTKIRHVDAHATLNDGVVVQVMGELSNNKQPMRRFMQTFVLAPEGSVANKFYVHNDIFRYQDEVFGDSDTEPPEESDEEVDEPEERQQTPEVVATDDGAYYDQTSNNNDLDEPLEEQIVEPEPEPEPEPEQDPEPEVTEEKCEPVSEEPTPEEEEVVEKSPSPLPADPAPAVQEDSRTFSWASVTSKNLPPSGAVPVSGIPPHVVKVQPSQPRPEVKSENQTAQRPPQRDQRVREQRTTTAPPRGGPRPVREGEQGELETRRINRYPDSHQLFVGNLPHDVDKNELKDFFQTYGNVVELRINSGGKLPNFGFVVFDDAEPVQKILGSRPIMFRGDVRLNVEEKKTRAAREGDRRGERPRGPGGPRGGLGGGLRGPPRGAMSQKPGFGAGRGVQGPRQ; from the exons ATTTCAGTTGACCAAAGAAATGGTGATGGAGAAGCCAAGTCCCCTGCTTGTCGGGCGGGAGTttgtgaggcagtattatacccTGCTTAACCAGGCACCTGACTTTCTGCACAG GTTCTATGGCAAAAGTTCTTCCTATGTTCATGGTGGTTTGGACAGCAGTGGAAAACCTGCGGATGCTGTATATGGACAAACT GACATCCATAAGAAAGTAATGTCCTTGAATTTTAAGGATTGCCGAACAAAAATCCGACACGTTGATGCCCATGCCACTCTGAATGATGGGGTTGTGGTACAAGTTATGGGGGAGCTTTCCAACAACAAACAACCCATGCGGCGCTTCATGCAGACCTTTGTGCTGGCACCGGAG GGCTCTGTGGCAAATAAGTTTTATGTCCATAATGACATATTCCGTTACCAAGATGAAGTTTTTGGTGACTCTGACACAGAACCTCCCGAAG aatcCGATGAGGAAGTAGATGAGCCAGAAGAAAGGCAGCAAACTCCAGAAGTAGTTGCCACAGATGACGGCGCGTACTATGATCAAACCAGCAA TAACAATGACTTGGATGAGCCACTGGAAGAGCAGATTGTAGAGCCTGAACCCGAGCCAGAACCTGAACCAGAGCAAGATCCCGAGCCTGAGGTGACTGAAGAAAAATGTGAACCAGTGTCTGAGGAACCGACTCCAGAAGAGGAAGAAGTGGTTGAAAAGAGCCCATCTCCTCTTCCTGCAGATCCCGCACCAGCAGTACAAGAAGACTCCAGG ACGTTCTCGTGGGCATCTGTAACCAGCAAAAATCTTCCACCCAGTGGGGCTGTCCCGGTGTCCGGAATACCACCACATGTTGTCAAAGTTCAGCCATCACAG cccCGGCCCGAAGTTAAATCTGAAAACCAGACCGCACAGAGACCACCACAAAGAGATCAAAGAGTAAGGGAACAGAGGACTACAACCGCTCCTCCACGAGGAGGGCCAAGACCTG TGAGAGAAGGTGAACAAGGAGAATTAGAAACCAGACGCATCAACCGGTATCCTGATAGCCATCAGTTGTTTGTAGGCAATCTGCCGCATGATGTAGACAAGAACGAGCTCAAGGACTTCTTCCAGA CTTATGGCAATGTGGTTGAGCTACGTATAAACAGTGGTGGAAAGCTTCCCAACTTTGGCTTTGTGGTGTTTGATGATGCAGAACCAGTGCAGAAAATCCTTGGCAGCCGA CCAATCATGTTTCGTGGAGATGTCCGCCTAAATGTGGAAGAGAAGAAAACCCGTGCAGCTAGAGAGGGTGACCGTCGTGGCGAGAGGCCCCGTGGTCCTGGAGGTCCACGTGGAGGCCTTGGAGGAGGGCTGAGAGGACCACCACGTGGTGCAATGTCACAGAAGCCTGGTTTCGGGGCTGGAAGAGGTGTTCAAGGTCCACGCCagtga
- the G3BP1 gene encoding ras GTPase-activating protein-binding protein 1 isoform X2 — MVMEKPSPLLVGREFVRQYYTLLNQAPDFLHRFYGKSSSYVHGGLDSSGKPADAVYGQTDIHKKVMSLNFKDCRTKIRHVDAHATLNDGVVVQVMGELSNNKQPMRRFMQTFVLAPEGSVANKFYVHNDIFRYQDEVFGDSDTEPPEESDEEVDEPEERQQTPEVVATDDGAYYDQTSNNNDLDEPLEEQIVEPEPEPEPEPEQDPEPEVTEEKCEPVSEEPTPEEEEVVEKSPSPLPADPAPAVQEDSRTFSWASVTSKNLPPSGAVPVSGIPPHVVKVQPSQPRPEVKSENQTAQRPPQRDQRVREQRTTTAPPRGGPRPVREGEQGELETRRINRYPDSHQLFVGNLPHDVDKNELKDFFQTYGNVVELRINSGGKLPNFGFVVFDDAEPVQKILGSRPIMFRGDVRLNVEEKKTRAAREGDRRGERPRGPGGPRGGLGGGLRGPPRGAMSQKPGFGAGRGVQGPRQ, encoded by the exons ATGGTGATGGAGAAGCCAAGTCCCCTGCTTGTCGGGCGGGAGTttgtgaggcagtattatacccTGCTTAACCAGGCACCTGACTTTCTGCACAG GTTCTATGGCAAAAGTTCTTCCTATGTTCATGGTGGTTTGGACAGCAGTGGAAAACCTGCGGATGCTGTATATGGACAAACT GACATCCATAAGAAAGTAATGTCCTTGAATTTTAAGGATTGCCGAACAAAAATCCGACACGTTGATGCCCATGCCACTCTGAATGATGGGGTTGTGGTACAAGTTATGGGGGAGCTTTCCAACAACAAACAACCCATGCGGCGCTTCATGCAGACCTTTGTGCTGGCACCGGAG GGCTCTGTGGCAAATAAGTTTTATGTCCATAATGACATATTCCGTTACCAAGATGAAGTTTTTGGTGACTCTGACACAGAACCTCCCGAAG aatcCGATGAGGAAGTAGATGAGCCAGAAGAAAGGCAGCAAACTCCAGAAGTAGTTGCCACAGATGACGGCGCGTACTATGATCAAACCAGCAA TAACAATGACTTGGATGAGCCACTGGAAGAGCAGATTGTAGAGCCTGAACCCGAGCCAGAACCTGAACCAGAGCAAGATCCCGAGCCTGAGGTGACTGAAGAAAAATGTGAACCAGTGTCTGAGGAACCGACTCCAGAAGAGGAAGAAGTGGTTGAAAAGAGCCCATCTCCTCTTCCTGCAGATCCCGCACCAGCAGTACAAGAAGACTCCAGG ACGTTCTCGTGGGCATCTGTAACCAGCAAAAATCTTCCACCCAGTGGGGCTGTCCCGGTGTCCGGAATACCACCACATGTTGTCAAAGTTCAGCCATCACAG cccCGGCCCGAAGTTAAATCTGAAAACCAGACCGCACAGAGACCACCACAAAGAGATCAAAGAGTAAGGGAACAGAGGACTACAACCGCTCCTCCACGAGGAGGGCCAAGACCTG TGAGAGAAGGTGAACAAGGAGAATTAGAAACCAGACGCATCAACCGGTATCCTGATAGCCATCAGTTGTTTGTAGGCAATCTGCCGCATGATGTAGACAAGAACGAGCTCAAGGACTTCTTCCAGA CTTATGGCAATGTGGTTGAGCTACGTATAAACAGTGGTGGAAAGCTTCCCAACTTTGGCTTTGTGGTGTTTGATGATGCAGAACCAGTGCAGAAAATCCTTGGCAGCCGA CCAATCATGTTTCGTGGAGATGTCCGCCTAAATGTGGAAGAGAAGAAAACCCGTGCAGCTAGAGAGGGTGACCGTCGTGGCGAGAGGCCCCGTGGTCCTGGAGGTCCACGTGGAGGCCTTGGAGGAGGGCTGAGAGGACCACCACGTGGTGCAATGTCACAGAAGCCTGGTTTCGGGGCTGGAAGAGGTGTTCAAGGTCCACGCCagtga